Sequence from the Nerophis lumbriciformis linkage group LG34, RoL_Nlum_v2.1, whole genome shotgun sequence genome:
taacgtacacttattcagcctgttgttcactattctttatttattttaaattgcctttcaaatgtctattcttggtgttgggttttatcaaataaatttcccccaaaaatgcgacttatactccagtgtgacttatatatgtttttttccttctttattatgcattttcggctgatacgacttatactccggagcgacttatactccgaaaaatacggtatatagatagatagatagatagtactttattgactccttcaggagagttccctcaggaaaattaaaactattaaaatatatatatatacgtatatatatatatatatatgcatatatatacatatatatttacatataagcatatacactcacacacactatatatacatacaaaatgtATAAATGTTTAAAGAAATGATATTGGCTGACTGACtgcaaatataatttgtgtagGACATTGTGTGCGATGTAGATTGCAATACTGTAGATCATCCTCTctcagtagggctgggcgatatatcgatatacgtgatatatcgcgggtttgtctctgtgcgatatagaaaatgactatatcaagatatcgagtatacgttctcacgcagttgcttttagctgcgggcattacactacaggctctcctcctctttccaggctctccttctcacagacagacaagcgcaccttcttacataagtcacatactgtcacgtcatacgtcacatacgtatacggccTCCCcgtgcagagaggtagcagcctggctaacgttagctgtgatgctagcagagtggtgcgagcgcgaatacaagagaaagaaggtgcaaatctggtaacaaatggaggaataattaattcccccaaaaaacagcagggggtccatcgtctggcggtggtttggcttcaagtgggaagatgtcgaacagacaaccgtaatttgtcaagtgtggggcaaaaacgttgctataaaaagtagaattactgctgtaacaaacagttcagggtgtcccaagttaccggagtgtgttaggtaaggaggaggagttttgtccctccagagttgttgccgtagggctgtgacgtagggtgtgtgtggttgtggaaggaggtgtgtgataaTGAcgttaaagaagcggtggctaccgaacctgctctaatgtctcccgtttattattttattagataagtacgctgtataggcgaacccaggacactcagctacactgctaatatgtagcatcatttggaaagtcacccgctagaactcaaatacagagtgggccaacattttaaactgaacaaagccgcgggccaaggttgaacaaattaaccttttaatagggaaccaaacaagttttgcattacatATTGAACAAGCGAGGCTTATATAACCTTATAGTGACAtgaaaaatcgagtttcaaataataataataataattcaaaattatcaatggcatatcaaataaaattttaataaaaattgaatgtctcttttctatttgcagccttctgaggtaaatatcaaaataaactttttccacaggctaacaataaatttgaaaataattaataataatgaatgaatcaaacattcaagccttgaagtagcaagagaaagggggggcagggtttggtggtagcggggtgttgtatattgtagcgtcccgtaagagttagtgctgcaagtggttctgggtatttgttctgttgtgttacggtgcggatgttctcccgaaatgtgtttgtcattcttgtttggtgtggtttcacagtgtggcgcatatttgtaacagtgttaaagttgtttatgcggccaccctcagtgtgacctgtatggctgttgatcaagtatactTTGCATtcccttatgtgtgtgtagaagccgcatatatcatgtgataggggccggcacgctgtttgtatggaggaaaagcagacgtgacaaaaggtgtagaggacgctaaaggctgtgcctttaaggcacgcccccaatattgttgtcctggtggaaatcgggagaaattcgggagaatggttgccccgggagactttcgagaggggcactgaaaataatACCGGCGGAacggctctaatgttaatttgatattgcctcaaggaccaaatgaaattacaccagagggccagagtttgacacctatgcgctagacaatgaagagtgcttcctccgcacgtcaatatctccgttcggtgccacacgtccacaccatcaaaatgccgagacaaacatttccagatcaacaccgtatgaaaaaaatagtgatttttttagttgtgatttccttctctgcatgaaagtttaaaagtagcatatattaatgcagtatgaagaagaatgttttaatgtagacacatagaatcatcatactgctgtgattatatgcatcaagtgttcattcaaggctaaggcaaaatatcgagatatatatcgtgtatcgcgatatggccttaaaatatcacgatattaaaaaaaggcaatatcgcccagccctatctctCAGTATACGATCTTTGGTCGTGCCCAGCCAGTTACAACTCCAAACAACGTAACGCAATAAAGTCCAGTTTTACTTTAAACATAATCTGATCcaaaatgtgctgtcaacataatGTTAACATATTATACAGATGTCACTAATATTGGTTTCACCAAAATGAAATTGATGTCAAACGCTGTCGGTAATAACGTTGTCATGTCAGTCAGGTGCCGCTCCGTGGGGGTAAGAAGCGCAtgtcaaatgtaaattattgaatgacaaggctCTTCATACAAAATTTTACCCCAAACGTATTCCTGGACACGTCAAcctctgtcactgataagaatatgagGACAGAGTTCTCCCTAAGACTTCTGATGGCTCTCGTGGTGTGCGCGACTCGGACTTGAAATTCAAAGCAGAAAGTCTTGGGTTCAAATCCATGTCTGAGATAAAATGATATCAAGTTTTAAACCTAGGTTTTAATGATGCTAAAATTGTTTAACAGGCTAAACGTTACCATTGTAACTAAAAAAGTGGATTtttcattgtgttgctcaaggtgATATGATTTATATGGTGTCgggatacccatgatttcagcctttaaAGCTCCTCCTGGACCACCAATTCTTAAACTCTGTATTTGTTAAATCTTGGTTACGGCCCTAGCTGGAGCAGATAATTGTTTTGGCTGTGCAGGTCATGCGACTCGCGTTTGCTTGTGCAGCCGTGCTTTGGGTGGGCCTGAAGAGAAATGAGGTGTGCAGGTgtgttcaggggttaaaatgTGTACCTGTTGGTGGGTCTGTTGGTCACTCTCCGGGTGGGTGTGGCACCGATGTCATATTAATACATAAATTTGTTTCTAATATTTTTGGGATTGACCAATAGAGTTCCAAAGATTGacgggttggtgacccctgacttAGAGGATCAAATCACACATCAAGTaactcacaaaatgtaaatgtttgtaaTACTAACAGCATCaaattacaattacaatatttGTTACCTGAGCTGAACTTTCTCTTGACTATTACCTTCAATTGCAATCACTGTTCAGCATCATTGacattaattgaaatcaattcaaCCAGTGCTTGACTCCTATAACAATCactattttaacatgtaacatgccttttaaaaagaaaaacttacTCCTAAAtgagaaatattgtatgaaaaacaatacaatagaatgaactctaaacaactacagtagtttaatgAAGTACAATCGTATCTCAACTTATGAGTTCCCCAACTTTCGAGTACTTTGAGATATAAAACAGTCTCTCTGCTTTTTGTTTTGCTCTAGGGCTCTGTTTACACTGGACACCAAATCCGATGTTTTTGTTTTCTcgtgtagtagcgacttccttgttcaattagggaatccggtcaacttcctttgttttcactttatcaaactGGGTGTGCAAGTGACATCGAGGCCACATTTGGGCCTGTGgtcgtttatactggagtctgataaagatcacatttcacTTGTGAACTAAACAGTCATCTGAAAAAATCTGATTTCGTAAAAACTAGATTTGGTCCATTTTGACCCGCAGTGTAAATAAACGTAGTCTAAGTTGTGAGCGTAAATTGAGTTGCGGGCCTTCACGCGGCCGGTGGAATAGTGACTATCCATAGATCAACACAATCTTGAACTGAAAAAGTTAGTACGAAGGAGAAGACACGTATGACACCTAGCgaatcagagaaacaaaccattaaaaacatGTCCTACCGGTTGGCCAATGCGGCGAGACAGCGCAACCGCAGTACTATTTAATCCACATCACACCAGCCGGTGCCAGCCTCCGTGGCAAGCAGCCACAAAACGTCCAAAAAGATGGAGAAACTGCCAATGTTGTTTTTGATGTGTGACGTCCTCTGACTTTACAAATTGGACGATTTAGCATTACCTTTGGTACATAGACACAACTTGTCAACTCTGACCTCCGTGTGCAACATACAGTAACCAACAAGAGTCATACTTATTGTTACACGGCAGAGAAGCAGCCCATAGAAGACATCAACAGTCTGCTACCCAagacaaatgtattattattacattatttcataaaactaatttgagttgtttgtactacattataCTCTAGTGTTTTTTATAGAATATTTattatgtaaaaatgtgtttttctttttaaaaacattataaaTTTGTGATTTTTGGGAGGTTCGAGCACTGATTAAATTGCTTTGAGATACAAGTTTTGAGTTAGGAGTTCTGTTGTGGAACCAATTAAACTAGTAAGTTTAGCTACTACTGTAGCGTAATAATAATGCACAGCATTGATCTTGGAGGTTGGACTTCCACGGTATCTTATTCcaactgcttctccgtcaaacacaccatcagtagcttctcaatattttcatggataaatgccctcagtttagatattattttaaagttatcgactcattctgcttgAATATGGTGCAGACAAGCGGTGCTAGGCTCCAATTGTGTCACTAAATTAGCTAGCTACATGCTCTATcatgctttttattttattttttttattcaatgaatagcatcaacttcttcttcttagcACTGTCCTCCACAGTaattttcttccttcccatgcttggaaaaacaaagttatggccatctctagctataaggtaatgctagcgagtaagaccagatgttttggtctacggggttcactgtgacattcacaACGCCAACtataacaataaaacaataacaataacttgAAAGATAACAATTTGCAGAGCGTCAGCTATTATCCCGATAAGCTGAGGCACTCGTATCCCGAGGCACTACTGTACTACTAAAGAAAGACAGCTCTGATGATGATTAAGATGAACGAGTCGAGCGTGTCTTCCTCCAAAACAAGAAAACACTGGTAGCACACATGTGCCTTCCCATCTTGGAGCGATGCCCAGGAGTCAAAAGATCAGCCAGACTGTGTCTAAATAAGGCTCTTTGTGCAGGATTCCAGCCTGGACTAGTCCAGCCTGAATGTTGATGGAATACACGTTGACGTAAAGCGTACAGGAAGCAAAATGACCGTTGCAAAGTGAGCTAAACGGCTTTGATGTGAGCGTGTCATGAAAGTAGAAAGAGTGGAATGGACATTCTCCCTGCAAGTCTGTGGTGACAGCTTCCACAAGTATTTAATGTAACTGTGTTTATTGTCCACTACTTCCCTACAAATAAACAGAAATACCTCATAGCTTGCTTTGTGTCGCTGTTGTTGACTTCATCGCCATTCTCGCTTCTCAGCCACATACCACCTGCACGACCAAGCATGCTTAATATGTTGCTGCATGTCCACGCAGCAAAGCCAGCTTTCATCACACAAAAGGTGATGAGCAAACAGGCAAGCACGCGCAATGACTGGAATCTTGGTGCTGACACGAGACAACAGTTGTGGGGGTGATGGTAGTGGTATGGGGAATCCAGATTTGAATAAGAAAAGCATGTATAAACTTTTATTCGTGTGAAAACAGCGTACACGACACTACTTCTTAGGGGGAGAACAACATGAGTGGAAATATGCAAAGAGCTGCACTAACCCTCCATTCAAATCCATCAGCcaaattaaacaaattgcaatccAAGACACCTGGGAGAGTCGGGACATGGCTTTAGGTACACGTTAATTGAACGCCTGCTGTCACGCTATGGTGCTGCTGTTCATTTCAGACATTTTCACCcgcttatgtatttatttttcttatccATGTCTGGACACGTATTTAACAAGTCTGTTTTCTGGAAGCATTAGTGACCTTTGACTAGCctctttgcagtagattcctagaaACACCAAAGAACTCCTGTTATGCTGATAATCtcatacttgtgtttttgcattAGATTTCCAAAAACAGCACAATGCTTCtgacacagaggatctttgacttgtgttttagagtgcattcctaaaaacagcaaaatactcCTGTTATGTAGAACTCTACCTCGCATTTTTAGCATTAGATTCTTAAACACAGCAAAAaagctcctgtcacatagaggatctttgactggcatttttgtagtagattcCTATAAACAGCAAAGAACTACTAGCAAAAATGTTCATCAAAAATAGCATAGCAACTGCAACAGCGGATCTTTGATGAACATTTTTGCATTAGATTCATAGAAACATCAAAATatatctttgactatcatttttgcaatagattcttaaaaacaaacGCGCTACTGTCATGTAGATCTCTGACTAGTAgtctgactagcgtttttgcattagtcttaaaaacagcagacaacTCCTGTTATATATGGAAGATTTTACGAGCATTTTTGCATCAGATTATTTATAACGGCAAagcatttataatatatattataatataatttataataatgctagtcaaagatcatcgtatagatgatctttgactagcatttttgcagtagattactAACAAGAGCAAATTCATTATTTTAATGTCAGATAATATTTTTGTGGTCCTGGGGCTAGCTAGTTCCTCATGTCTAATAGATATCTTGAGCTACAAAATGTATTTGAAACCATGTAAAGCACAAGTCAACACATTTAAAATTGATGAATTAGTAGAAAAGCAAGCAGGGAACCTTCCACCCAACAAGTACTTACTGCTTTCTGTTGACAGCTGAGTTGCGCAGGGTTGAGAAGTTGTTCCCCTTTCTCCGTATCACTGGAAATATCCTCCTCTGACTCTTCCCAAGACGAGGAGAACCCGGCGGAGGAGGCTGATGAGGAAGACAGCTTCCTGAGGGAGCGTGCTGAGGTGTTCGATATGGACGCGGGGCCAGGATTAGGGGTCGGGGTGCCTCCATGATCCGCTGTTTGAAGAAGGCCTTCTAGACCGTGGTCTGTGACAATGACGGCGGGTATTGAGGGAGAGGGATGATGCAGCAGAAGAGGGGGACTCTTGCTTCTTTGAGGGCCAGATGAAGCAGAGGTTTCGTGGTTAGCTTCCAGCATGTCGGCCTCTATCTGGAGCAACACCTTAGGATCCGAGTGGTGTCTTGCTCTCATTTCTCTCTTCCTTGTATCTCCGTCATCTCCTGCTGTTTGTTTATTTTCCTTTTCCCCACTGTCCTCTTCTATCTCTCCATCTTTAGCTTCCGGCTGCTCCGAAGTCTCCGGGGGACTGTGCACAAGAAGTGGTCCATCTAAAGTTTGTATTGTTTCTGAAAGGCCACCATTCCGACCACACAATGTATTTGCCTCGCAGTAGTTTATTTTAAGGACACTActttcttctcttcttctctcTCCTTCTTCATCCTCCCCTTCTCTCCCGTTTTGTAAAACAGGAGGAACTTGACTGTGGTGGGCGCGGGTCATTGAGCATTGGTGGTCTGCGTTACAATGGCTGGGGTGGGGTGGGATTTGGCCCGTCATCCCTCGTCTCGCAGAGCGAGGGCTGCGTTGGAGCTCGCTGTTAAGCACGTGGGCACGCATCCCAGAAATGTGGGCTTCGAAAATGCCCACTTTTCCTTTGACCTGCAACACAGAAGGACAGGAGAAGAATTGGAATAAAGCTCTGTTGTAGAAATAACAACAAAGTTTGAGCAAGTAAAGCATCAAATAGTAAAGTTCGTTATGTGAGGCAGTTTAATGCATTTATTGTCAAACTGGTGATGACCAAATACAGTACATGTAACTATTACTTATTGCCACATAAGAAATGGCTGATTACATTACAAACAGAATTGTAGTGTTTGTGTAAAAAGACatttgatgaaaaatgtggaaacgtgTGCCCCACCTCCACGTTCTGCAGCTCTCTGTGAATCTGCAACAGTTGATCTTGGCGTCTCTTCTCCTCTTGCTTTACTCCACATCCTCCCAATGCTCCCAACTCTTCCTGCTCAGCTCTCTCCTCGCAGCCGGGCGAGCTCAGCCGACGGACGCGCTGGCCCACATTGACCCCGAGGAGGCTCGGGCACGGCGGCGAAGGGGAGCGAGTACGAGGGGCAGTGGTGAGAGTGTCACTCATATGTACTTTAGGGCTGGTTGAGCTGTAGTGACCTCCACCCAAAAGCTGACAGTAGGTCCCCCGATCAGGAACCTGCAGCACCGGCCTGCCAGCCGGGAGCTTGGAGCTATCTCGGGAGCTGGGTCCAATGGAACCTTGCTGGTTGTGAAACTGATTACCGCTGTCATTGGGAAGGAGAGGAGGCTATTGAACTCTAAAATGAAGCAAATGAGCTATTTTTAGATCAAGATCCACTTACCTTTTAATCATTTCAAAACTGTTCAGGTTTAAAGCAGACGCTGCCATCCCCCCAGCCAAAACAGGGGACCTGAAGGCTCGGTACACATCTGACTGGCTACCCTTTAAATGTAAGTAGTTCCAAAGAATACCTTGTAGAGTCACACAGGCCAGTTTTTAAAATCGCTGCTGGACACAAAAAGACAGACAAATCACATCAAATTAACTGAAACAAAGAGTCAAAAAAATGAATAACATTTCAAACACTGACACTTTCCATACTCGGACATCCCTCCGCCGCTAAGCGCGTCAAGAGAGGAGATGATTATTCACAATGTCCTGAGAGTTAGCCTCAAAAAGAAAAGATAAGCAGCATTGTTCTGACTGAGAAGGGAAAATAACAAGAGAGACAAGGATGAGGGATGACCTCGAGAGGGCTTGCGAGGAAATAGGTTTCCCAATGTTTTGGAGAAGATGAGATTTGTAGTAAGCTGGTGTGGAACAAAAGCTGCCTTCCAAACATTCGTATAAATAGATAGCAATAATGTTCCACCCGTAAAAGCCTCTGGGCCATAATTGGACTGATGGAACAAGCTTTTACTCATAAACTCACAGCAAATCAGTAGCCGTAAAACTATTTAATACCATGCTTCAGTTTAAGAAGAGCTGTGAAAGGCTAGTAAAGGTAGCATTGTGCGTCTGTGTTATGATATTATAACGTAAATAATAATTATTCAACCTATACATTTTGGGACAAAGCTCATTTTCGTTTCATTGTACTTCTTAACCCTTTAGTGCATAGCTTTTTCATTTGTTAGTGTTATGTTTTTCTCAGTATTTTTTTAGGGGTCGCATGATAAATATCCAGCGGATTATTATTGTGCCGATAAAGAATTTAATTTAACTAAAAAATTAGATAACATAAAAAATAGCTCTGATAATCATAAAAAAAGACGAAAAGCTTACCGGGTACCTGTACTGTGCTGTATgtgggttagggtgagcaaatcaagcactCCTCTTCTGCTGATTGCCCGTCATAAACTTCCCTCGATTGTATTAccctcattgtaaacaaacatggcgtcgacCACGTGGCACTTCTTTACTGTCTCAGAGGAAGACATTTTATGTTCTATTTGCACCCAattgttctgcaaacattccatGAGGAGGGAAAAACATCCTGCTTCAACACATTAAATCTTATTAACCACCTGAATGACCAGCATCACTACGATGTAGTTATAGTAGCTGCCAcagtgccagcccagccacaaataaaggtgtgcacaaactacttaatctacatttaagtaaaaaaaaatattgtgcattcttagtattttatatatttgtattttattgcgTACTAAACTGAATGACTGACATATTTTAAAACCAAACTATTGTTAGAAAAATACttataaaagaaaaaatatatatatagcttaaatgtaatatttatttggaGTTAAATGAGAATACAGCAAGTTATCTGCAGTAGTTATGTCAGTATTTAGGATACATGTGTACAGAGTAATTTAAGGAAAAAATCGCATTTTTAAGGCTTATTAAAATTATATTTGATGCTTCCCACTTCTTAATTGTTGCGGCCCGCCAAGGATACATTTGTACTGCTACagagatatgttttttttttagatgtgaaGGTGTTTATTCACCCTCATCCAAAAACACATTGTAATAGGACCATCTGAGTGGCTTATAGTTACAACTTTAGACAGTAGATGGCACTCTTACTCTGCATAGTCTGGGgaacattacattttattttccacAGACCGTCGTCGAACAGAATAATAATCTTACCAGCGGTCTAAAAAAGAAACACCACAACACAGTAaggtaacacacaacaacaatgaACTACCTTTTAATTTCAGTATCAATGACTTATTGCTAACAACAAATTCGTAACTTTAACTGTTATTTACAAAGTGCCCACATGGCGTGCTGTGTACTCCAGCGGCAACACTCCTGTATGCTGCCATATGGAAATTTAttagacgtacaatgacatgtacattatcgaCATTACATGGAGCCCAGGACacagtatgatttttttttaactgcaattAATGAAACCAAGACCTGTAAATCAATAACTTTGTGTTCTGTTGTTAAATAATGTTTGAAAACAGGAAAAATGTCGTACATTTCTAACTACACAAACCAAAAAGCGGAGTTTAATGCAAAGTTAGACGATGACGTCATCTAGTGCAAGCGTTGCTTAACTtagcaacagcgcctctgctggttgcggcAAAGTACTGCACTCCACGTGGCTTGGAGATGTAATAAATCGCCAGTCATTTCTAAACAATTCTTTATTTTATAATCCTACTAACTACTAAAGTAATGTAGTTAAATGTGTCGGGGATATTTTGTTTAACATTTAAACTGGAATATATCCGTCTACGCTGGTCCAAGGGGAATGTGTGTGTCTTTGCGGGGCAGCTCATCCAAACAGAGTAAGAAACACAATTTTTCCACATTAACTAATGACTCGGGGAAACACAATTTTTCCACATTAACTAATGACTCGGGGCTATCAGCAGCAAGAATGTGAAGAAGCCTCTCAAAGCCGTCTTGGCTCATTTCAATCCCGCTGGTATTCTCGT
This genomic interval carries:
- the itpkb gene encoding inositol-trisphosphate 3-kinase A, translating into MAASALNLNSFEMIKSGNQFHNQQGSIGPSSRDSSKLPAGRPVLQVPDRGTYCQLLGGGHYSSTSPKVHMSDTLTTAPRTRSPSPPCPSLLGVNVGQRVRRLSSPGCEERAEQEELGALGGCGVKQEEKRRQDQLLQIHRELQNVEVKGKVGIFEAHISGMRAHVLNSELQRSPRSARRGMTGQIPPHPSHCNADHQCSMTRAHHSQVPPVLQNGREGEDEEGERRREESSVLKINYCEANTLCGRNGGLSETIQTLDGPLLVHSPPETSEQPEAKDGEIEEDSGEKENKQTAGDDGDTRKREMRARHHSDPKVLLQIEADMLEANHETSASSGPQRSKSPPLLLHHPSPSIPAVIVTDHGLEGLLQTADHGGTPTPNPGPASISNTSARSLRKLSSSSASSAGFSSSWEESEEDISSDTEKGEQLLNPAQLSCQQKAHKSWKKIKNMVHWSPFVMSFKKKYPWIQLAGHAGSFKAGANGRILKKHCECEQRCLSMLMKDVLCPYVPGYHGDIEKDGQKYNQMEDLLAEFDYPCVMDCKMGVRTYLEEELTKARKKPTPRPDMYQKMIEVDPEAPTSEEKEQKVVTKPRYMQWRETISSTATLGFRIEGVKKEDGTVNRDFKRTKTREQVMAAFRDFVKGNNDILNCYIARLKEIRAILEMSPFFKTHEVIGSSLLFVHDSKGRAKVWMIDFGKTTALPEGEELNHHTSWQEGNREDGYLFGLDNLVDIISCVSNTET